One window from the genome of Pyrobaculum ferrireducens encodes:
- a CDS encoding winged helix-turn-helix domain-containing protein: MGNVDVDVVVRLLSLLLERPMRKTELWRLSKLNYYSFEKYLQLLKEKGLVAERDGFYHLTEKGTRETLAILEWLRRVLYF, from the coding sequence ATGGGTAACGTCGATGTTGACGTAGTCGTCAGGCTACTATCCCTCCTCCTAGAGAGGCCCATGAGGAAAACCGAGCTGTGGAGACTCAGCAAGCTGAACTACTACAGCTTCGAGAAATACCTCCAGCTGTTAAAAGAGAAGGGACTCGTAGCTGAGAGAGACGGATTTTACCACCTAACTGAGAAGGGGACGAGGGAGACTTTGGCGATTTTAGAATGGTTACGTAGAGTCCTTTACTTCTGA